In Engraulis encrasicolus isolate BLACKSEA-1 chromosome 15, IST_EnEncr_1.0, whole genome shotgun sequence, the following proteins share a genomic window:
- the LOC134464184 gene encoding zinc finger protein 32-like — protein MPSAEVNSPLQLMRSVKEETEEFSLADSPSQLNIKEEREEFPGSQEQLNIKEEREEFPGSQEQLEIKEEREEFPGSPEQLNIKGEEREEFPGSPEQLEIKEEREEFPGSPSQLNIKGEEREEFPASPSQLNIKGEEREEFPGSPEQLNVKEETEQFPGSPPQLRSVKEDSEETLRSLYSLRSLSVVLVDCCRPQGRQENNEENHRDAEATKRSGHQLHCSSSGEEFRGKTHSAALTTERPYVCSQCDKSFKTKQEHQRHQRVHTGEKPFSCTDCGKSFTQYSSLQTHRRIHTGHRPYACSQCGKSFKTKSELQLHQRVHTGEKPFSCTGCGKSFSRSSNLHAHHRIHTGERPYACSQCDKSFSWSYYLKKHLLSHLRE, from the exons ATGCCCTCTGCAGAAGTCAACTCTCCACTCCAGCTGATGAGGAGCgtcaaagaagagacagaggagttcaGCTTAGCTGACTCTCCATCccagctgaacataaaagaagagagagaagagttccctggttctcaagaacagctgaacataaaagaagagagagaagagttccctggttCTCAAGAACAGCTggagataaaagaagagagagaagagttccctggttctccagaacagctgaacataaaaggagaagagagagaagagttccctggttctccagaacagctggagataaaagaagagagagaagagttccctggttctccatcccagctgaacataaaaggagaagagagagaagagttccctgcgtctccatcccagctgaacataaaaggagaagagagagaagagttccctggttctccaGAACAGCTGAACGTGAAAGAAGAAACAGAGCAGTTCCCTGGTTCTCCACCTCAGCTGAGGAGCGTAAAAGAGGACAGCGAGGAGACCCTGCGTTCTCTGTACAGTCTGAGGAGCTTATCTGTAGTGCTGGTGGACTGCTGTAGACCACAAGGACGGCAGGAGAACAATGAAGAGAACCACAGAGATGCCGAGGCAACCAAGAGATCTG GGCATCAGCTACACTGCAGTTCCAGTGGAGAGGAGTTTCGTGGAAAAACACATTCTGCTGCCCTGACTACAGAGAGGCCGTACgtctgcagtcagtgtgacaagagctttaagacaaaacaGGAGCACCAACGCCATCAGCGTGTTCACactggggagaaaccattttcatgcactgactgtggaaagagtttcacaCAGTATTCTAGTCTCCAAACACATCGCCGTATTCACACTGGACATaggccgtacgcttgcagtcagtgtggcaagagctttaagacaaaatcAGAGCTCCAACTCCACCAACGTGTTcatacaggggagaaaccattttcatgcacaggctgtggaaagagtttctcgcGGTCTTCTAACCTCCACGCACAtcatcgcattcacactggagagaggccgtatgcttgcagtcagtgtgacaagagtttCTCATGGTCTTATTACCTTAAGAAACACTTGTTGTCACACTTGAGAGAGTAA
- the LOC134464180 gene encoding zinc finger protein 664-like encodes MPSAEVNSPLQLMRSIKEETEEFSLADSPSQLNIKEERGEVPGSPEQLNIKEETEEFPGSQEQLEMKEEREEFPASPSQLNIKEETEQGRQENNEENHRDAESTKRSGHQLHCGSSGEEFRGKTHSAALTTERPYVCSQCGKSFKRKDELQRHQRVHTGEKPFSCTDCGKSFTQYSSLYTHRRIHTGHRPHACSQCGKRCKAKQELQRHQRVHTGEKPFSCTDCGKSFSQSSNLYRHRRFHTEERPFPCSQCGKSFKTKQKLQIHLHIHTGEKPHACSQCAKSFKAKYDLQNHQRVHTGEKPFSCTECGKSFSQSSSLLRHRRIHTGEKPHACSQCDKSFKTKQELLRHQRVHTGEKPFSCTDCGKSFSHYSSLYTHRRIHSGERPPQILAFANWKVGLLCEPQNSYFFLWPSAGSSG; translated from the exons ATGCCCTCTGCAGAAGTCAACTCTCCACTCCAGCTGATGAGGAGCatcaaagaagagacagaggagttcaGCTTAGCTGACTCTCCATCccagctgaacataaaagaagagagaggagaggtccctggttctccagaacagctgaacataaaagaagagacagaagagTTCCCTGGTTCTCAAGAACAGCTggagatgaaagaagagagagaagagttccctgcgtctccatcccagctgaacataaaagaagaAACCGAGCAAGGACGGCAGGAGAACAATGAAGAGAACCACAGAGATGCCGAGTCAACCAAGAGATCTG GGCATCAGTTACACTGTGGTTCCAGTGGAGAGGAGTTTCGTGGAAAAACACATTCTGCTGCCCTGACTACAGAGAGGCCGTACGTCTgcagtcagtgtggcaagagctttaagagaaaagatGAGCTCCAACGCCatcagcgtgttcacacaggggagaaaccattttcatgcactgactgtggaaagagtttcacaCAGTATTCTAGTCTCTACACACATCGCCGTATTCACACTGGACATAGGCCgcacgcttgcagtcagtgtggcaagagaTGTAAGGCAAAACAGGAGCTCCAACGCCACcaacgtgttcacacaggggagaaaccattttcatgcacagactgtggaaagagtttctcacagtcttCTAACCTCTACAGACATCGTCGCTTTCACACTGAAGAGAGGCCGTTcccttgcagtcagtgtggcaagagctttaagacaaaacaaaaactccAAATCCACCTGcacattcacacaggggagaagccgcacgcttgcagtcagtgtgccaAGAGCTTTAAGGCAAAATATGATCTCCAAAACCACCAGCGTGTTcatacaggggagaaaccattttcatgcacagagtgcggaaagagtttctcacagtcttCTAGTCTTCTCAgacatcgtcgcattcacactggagagaagccgcacgcttgcagtcagtgtgacaagagctttaagaccaAACAGGAGCTCCTACGCCATCAGCGTGTTcatacaggggagaaaccattttcatgcacagactgtggaaagagtttctcacactATTCTAGTCTCTAcacacatcgtcgcattcactctggagagaggccgccacagattttagcgttcgcgaactggaaagttggtttgctatgcgaaccgcaaaatagttATTTTTTcttgtggccgtcagcaggttcatctgggtaa